TCGTCGGCTTGCCCGGATTCCGGTCTGGCTATTGTATCGACTGGTCCGCTGCGGTGCAGATGCTGCTATCATGCAGATAGTTCCCGATTGGTGCCGATTTTCGAGAAAGGCCCGGTTCATGACTGCGACGAATGCCATTTTGCTGATTGCCCACGGAAGTCGGCGGGCCGAAGCAAATGCCGATTTGAATCATCTGGCCGAACAGATTCGGCAACGGGGCCGCTACGCGATCGTGGAGACGGCCTACCTGGAACTGGCCGAGCCGGACATCGAAACCGGCGGGGTGCGCTGCGTCGAGCGTGGCGCATCGCAAGTGACGTTGCTGCCGTACTTTCTGTCGCCCGGCGTGCATGTTCGGGAAGATCTGATCGAAGCCCGTGAGACACTGTCGAAGCGATTCCCCGAAGTCGCATTCCGCGTGGCGGAACCATTGGGCCGCCATCCGCTGCTCATCGACATCGTGGAACAGCGCGCTCAGGAATGCGAAGCCGTGGAACCCGCCCATTCGTGATGCCAACGCAACGACTTGGCATGGAATGGGTTACGATTTGCGGGTGGGAATCCAGCCCACCTCGCGGAACCAGGCCAAGGCATCGTCGAGGGATTCGGTTGCGGGGCGGGCCTGCCATGCGAGTGCGGCTTGCGTGGTCTGCGGATCGAAGTGCATGCGACGGCGGGTGAGGCGGACGCCGGTGATGCTGGCGGCGGGAATGCGGTGCGTCACCCAATCGGCGATGCACTCGCTTACCACCGCCGCAATTAACGCAACTGCATACGGCACCGGGAATTGCGGCCCAACCGCCCCTGTCCGACTGGCCACCGCTTCAAACACGCGGCGAATCGACCAATTTTCGCCCGCCAGCAAATAGCGTCGCCTGGGCACGCCTCGCTCCATCGCCGCGATCATGCCCGAAGCGACATCCCGCACATCGACCAAATTCAGGTCGGCGTCTAAATATGCCGAGCGCTGGCCCATCGCACAATCCAGCAGCATTTGCGTCGGCGGCGATCGGCCCCAGTCGCCCGGTCCAACTGGTAACGTCGGATTGACGATGATAATCTCCGCACCTTCGCGGGCCATTCGCAGGGCGATTTGTTCCGCCCGAAATTTCGACCGGCAATACGGGCCGATCACATCGCGCAGGGTGATGGGTTGATCTTCGGCAATTGCAGTTGTCTGTTTGGCGCGGGTGAGAATGCTCTCGGTCGAGGTGTGCAACGTCCGCCGCACTCCCGCTCGCACGGCGGCTTCCAGCACATTCCGCGTGCCCAGCGTGTTCACCTGATGGAAATGACTGCGCCGCAGCGTCCACAATTGCGGATTGGCGGCGAGGTGGTAAACCGCATCGCACCCGGCGACGGCACGCGCCACCGCCGACGCATCCCGAATATCCGCCGCGAGATAGTCCAGATCGGCCAGTGGCAGATGCGTGGTCCGCGCGCCGGGCCGATCCAGCACTCGCACCGAATGCCCTAATTGCAGCAGTTGTTGCACGAGATGCTGGCCGATAAAGCCTGCGCCACCGGTCACCAGAATGCGTTCGCCCATGCTCAGCCCTTTACCGAATTCATTTCCAAGACGGGCCTGCCCGCGATTTGTGCGAAGACTGCTTTGATTTGGTCGTAGCCTTGTTTGAGCAGGAATCGGGAATCGCGTCCGTAGCTTTTGATGCCCAGGCGGAAAAATCCCGGCTCATCGGTCATGGGCGAGGGCGGGGCAGGCGGGCCAACGTGGAGTTCGCGGCTGATGCCGTCATCGCCTCGGTAGCCAATGTTGGCGATAATCTGCTCGACTTCCCAGATGCTCGTCTCACCGTCGCAGTTTGTCTCGACTCGAAATCCCTTGTCGGGTCCATGCGAGAGAATCGATTCGATGCCGGTCTGATTGTGATATTCGACATTGCCATTGCCGCGCGTGGCCCAACCGTTGGCTTGGGCGGCAAGACGGTCCCGCTCTTTGAGCGGATCTTGCGGAATGCGGGGCAGCGGCTGCGAGCGACCATTGCGGGCCAGCCAGATAATCCACGTCGCGGGGTTATCCTCCGCCACACGAGCGAGGCTACAGACCGAATGCGCCGCGGAATATCCCGACCCGACGACGAGAATCGATTTCCCGGCAAAGCGTTTCCGGGACGCCCCGAGAATGTCTTCCAAACCGTAGACAATCTGCGGTCGCACGGCTGTCTCGCCAATCGCCGGAATGCCACCATCGCCCAGCCAGTTGGCGTGACTATAGACGCCGGAACAATCCAGCACGACATCCGCTTCTTCGATGCACTGGGTCTGGTCGGGCTGTTGCACCAGCAGCCGAAACGGGGCGAATGCCCGTTTGGGATCGCGGGCATCGTCTTTGAGCCACCCCTTGCGGGCGACATGGAGGATGCGGGTGCCGGTGCGGATGCAATTGGCGAGTCGGTCGCTTTGGGCAATGGGCAACAGATAGCGGGTGCGGTAATCGTGCCCGGTGATGTGAGCGTTGGCGTCGGGTAACTCGCGGGCCAATCCCAGCGTATCCAGCAATCGCATCCCCAACGCGGAGCGATTCCAGGAAAAGGGGGTGAACAGTTTCACGTGCCCCCAATGTTGCAGATGCTGGGCAATTTCGCCGGCTTCGTAGATGGTCGTCGGCCAATCGAGGGTGCGCGCCGCAAGGCCGGCTTCGAGCCCAATCGGCCCGGCCCCGATAATCGCCACCCGCGGACGATCCATCCGCCGCATCGTATCCCTCCTGGACAGGTTGACTCTTCATCCTACCGGATGGCGTATCCCATCGAGAAGGGCAATCAGGATTCCGCTGCACGGAACCGATTTGCGAATCGTCAGTTGACCGAACGGGGATAGCGAAGCCGATCACTCCGCGGTGTCTGCGACGCAGGCCGAGGCGGTTGTTCGCGGCGTAAATCACTCCCCAACAATCGAATCGGAAGAAAATAGGCGCCGCCATCATCCGTTTCATCCGGCCCGACGCTGAAACAGCGATACCCCCACCGTGTGCGCTGATACTTCAGTGGTGCCCCCGTAAAGCGATCGCTCGGCACACGCGGCAAAATCGTCGGAACCATCGCGGCCAGCGAGTCCGGGTAACTCCCGTGCTCCGCACGGTAGATCGCCAGCGCCAATGCGAGCTGGTCCAACTCGAACTGCTGTTCGGCACGATCGGCAGCGTCGAACAATTCGTTCACGAATTCCAATCCGCCGAACCATTTGATTTTCATGAATTGTTCAGCGGCCACCTTGGAATTGCGGGAATAATTCGGTATCGGCTCATGAATGGTTGGCGTCAGCATCCAATCGATGATGCTTCGCGGCTGTCGAAGCGTTGCGTTGAGTTGATTCCAAATGGCGTTGCGACGGCTGCAATCCGGAATCGTCGCGGCGAGCTCGTAACGGGACATCCAGGTTTCCGAGAATCGGAACATTGTTTCCCAATGCAATCGATCGATGGGGATCGGGTTCCGAATCGGCACGAAGTGGGGATACGATCGGCCTTGGGCGGAGTAAGCATGCCAGGACTGAATTTCGTCCCAATTCCACAGGCGAAACACGGTACGAAAATTCTCGCGGACTTGTGGATTGGGCCGCAATGTTCGCAGTTCAATCGCCATTTCTCGCAAGTGTGGCCAATCGGCGGGGAGTGCGCCCAGGAAAAATTCCAGCGATTGAGATGCCAGATCCCCCATTTGCATCGCGTGCTTGATCTCGGACAGGGTGGCCGATCGATGCAGATGCCGCGCTGCCGCGAAGGTGGTCTTGAGATCTTGCCAGGCCTGCGTGTAATTTCCACGTGTACACGACTGCCCGACCCGAAGTGCGGTGGCATGACCGAGCGTGCGGATGTCGAAATCCAGTGTCGGGTGCCTGTAAAATCGACTCGGTTCGTCGAGATCGAGATACCGCTCCGGAATCGACGGATTGAAGTAATGCGGTCGCCGCATCGCTTGACCGAAATAATCGAGAATGTCGCGTTGGGCATCCAGCCAATTCCAAAGTTCGGAATTCGGTGCCGCATGCCAACCCGCTGCGCAATCCGGCAATCTGCTGAAGCTCAGCGATTTGTCGTCGGCAGCCTCGGAATCGACTTGCAGCGATTTCCCAAATCGTTGGAGTGCGGGAATTTCCTGCGGCCCATGCGGGATACCCAGTGCCTGGAGATAAGCCGGATCCCAGGTCAGCAAATCCATTTTGGACGGGGGATAGAGCGACAGCAGCGGAATGAGCGCATTCGTT
This DNA window, taken from Tuwongella immobilis, encodes the following:
- a CDS encoding sirohydrochlorin chelatase; amino-acid sequence: MTATNAILLIAHGSRRAEANADLNHLAEQIRQRGRYAIVETAYLELAEPDIETGGVRCVERGASQVTLLPYFLSPGVHVREDLIEARETLSKRFPEVAFRVAEPLGRHPLLIDIVEQRAQECEAVEPAHS
- a CDS encoding NAD-dependent epimerase/dehydratase family protein is translated as MGERILVTGGAGFIGQHLVQQLLQLGHSVRVLDRPGARTTHLPLADLDYLAADIRDASAVARAVAGCDAVYHLAANPQLWTLRRSHFHQVNTLGTRNVLEAAVRAGVRRTLHTSTESILTRAKQTTAIAEDQPITLRDVIGPYCRSKFRAEQIALRMAREGAEIIIVNPTLPVGPGDWGRSPPTQMLLDCAMGQRSAYLDADLNLVDVRDVASGMIAAMERGVPRRRYLLAGENWSIRRVFEAVASRTGAVGPQFPVPYAVALIAAVVSECIADWVTHRIPAASITGVRLTRRRMHFDPQTTQAALAWQARPATESLDDALAWFREVGWIPTRKS
- a CDS encoding NAD(P)/FAD-dependent oxidoreductase, which codes for MRRMDRPRVAIIGAGPIGLEAGLAARTLDWPTTIYEAGEIAQHLQHWGHVKLFTPFSWNRSALGMRLLDTLGLARELPDANAHITGHDYRTRYLLPIAQSDRLANCIRTGTRILHVARKGWLKDDARDPKRAFAPFRLLVQQPDQTQCIEEADVVLDCSGVYSHANWLGDGGIPAIGETAVRPQIVYGLEDILGASRKRFAGKSILVVGSGYSAAHSVCSLARVAEDNPATWIIWLARNGRSQPLPRIPQDPLKERDRLAAQANGWATRGNGNVEYHNQTGIESILSHGPDKGFRVETNCDGETSIWEVEQIIANIGYRGDDGISRELHVGPPAPPSPMTDEPGFFRLGIKSYGRDSRFLLKQGYDQIKAVFAQIAGRPVLEMNSVKG